A genomic region of Mesobacillus jeotgali contains the following coding sequences:
- a CDS encoding protein kinase domain-containing protein, with protein MTLIQIGTIIDDRYEILKEIGRGGMSVVYLSMDNRLNKSLVVKDIRKRSNSNNELLINSLVVEANMLKKLDHGSLPKIYDIIESEGDIYVVMDYIEGESLKERLKRDGKIPAKEVIEWAKQLSDVLGYLHSRKPYPIIYRDMKPDNVMLTPEGKIKLIDFGIAREFKTENLSDTTNLGTKGYAAPEQISGRQTDAKTDIYSLGITLYHLVTGKNLSEPPFEIRPIREWDSSLPEGLEHIIKKCTQAEPANRYQNCEELSYDLEHINRLTKGYKNMLIKKLAMFLVPAVLFLAFSTTSVLGYKGMKNEQFQDYMNLVNQASIALMDGEQTEAIKLLESATRVDNGRPEAYINLLDLYINRNQTDEGLAKLESYIQDEYGGVHKNNEVLFKMGMTYFDVKRDYNNALKYFQQVDEKELPDAKYYKSLATTMSSLNVDYTKFAGDLQEFHEYNDGLANDSKKIDNYNSLANIYISYKSQIPDANTQAIEIVQKAKEILAKLENEQLQFKYEMEFEQKLAQAYYSRGVNSEDKASARDDYEQAIEHYNNLLDLNVADQEDVYVKIGVIYQEMGEFSRAVEHFRNTVLKKFPDSINANVKLGNLLLDIEQNKEEGNRNYVEAKKVFEKAGTLPGAKDDEGYKKLIRRMENLNIL; from the coding sequence ATGACTTTGATACAAATTGGCACGATTATTGATGATAGATATGAAATATTGAAGGAGATTGGGCGCGGCGGCATGAGCGTTGTTTACCTGTCGATGGATAACCGGCTCAATAAGTCGCTTGTCGTCAAGGATATCCGCAAGCGCAGCAACAGCAACAATGAGCTGCTGATCAACAGCCTGGTCGTCGAGGCGAACATGCTGAAGAAGCTCGACCACGGTTCGCTGCCGAAAATCTATGACATCATCGAGTCCGAGGGCGATATTTATGTAGTGATGGATTACATCGAGGGAGAGTCGCTCAAGGAAAGGCTCAAGCGCGACGGCAAAATCCCTGCAAAAGAGGTCATCGAGTGGGCGAAGCAGCTGAGCGATGTACTTGGATATTTGCACTCCCGCAAGCCTTACCCGATCATCTACCGTGACATGAAGCCTGACAATGTCATGCTCACACCGGAGGGCAAAATCAAACTGATTGACTTCGGGATCGCGCGTGAATTCAAAACCGAGAATCTCTCTGACACTACGAATCTCGGAACAAAAGGTTATGCGGCCCCGGAACAGATTTCCGGGAGGCAGACCGACGCGAAAACTGATATTTACAGCCTGGGAATCACACTCTACCACCTGGTCACCGGGAAAAACCTGAGCGAGCCGCCATTTGAAATCCGGCCGATTCGTGAATGGGACTCATCGCTGCCGGAGGGCCTCGAGCATATTATCAAAAAATGTACCCAGGCTGAGCCGGCGAACCGATATCAGAACTGCGAGGAGCTAAGCTATGACCTCGAGCACATCAACAGGCTGACGAAGGGTTACAAGAACATGCTAATCAAAAAGCTGGCGATGTTCCTTGTTCCGGCGGTGCTATTCCTGGCATTCTCAACGACCTCTGTCCTGGGGTACAAAGGGATGAAAAATGAGCAGTTCCAGGATTATATGAATCTGGTGAATCAGGCGAGCATCGCGTTGATGGACGGCGAGCAGACAGAGGCGATCAAGCTGCTCGAAAGCGCAACCCGCGTTGATAACGGACGTCCGGAGGCTTACATCAATCTGCTTGATTTATATATTAATAGAAACCAGACAGACGAAGGGCTCGCCAAGCTGGAATCATACATACAGGATGAATATGGTGGAGTCCATAAGAATAACGAAGTTCTTTTCAAAATGGGGATGACCTATTTTGATGTAAAAAGGGACTATAACAATGCGCTGAAATACTTCCAGCAGGTCGATGAAAAAGAACTGCCGGATGCTAAATATTACAAGTCGCTGGCAACGACCATGAGCAGTCTGAACGTCGACTATACGAAGTTTGCCGGAGACCTTCAGGAATTCCACGAATACAATGACGGTCTTGCCAATGACAGCAAAAAAATCGATAACTATAATTCTCTAGCTAATATTTATATTTCTTATAAGAGTCAGATTCCTGACGCGAATACCCAGGCAATCGAGATAGTCCAGAAGGCGAAGGAAATCCTCGCCAAGCTCGAAAACGAACAGCTCCAGTTCAAATATGAGATGGAATTCGAACAGAAGCTGGCCCAGGCATACTACAGCCGCGGCGTGAATTCCGAAGACAAGGCAAGTGCCCGCGATGATTACGAACAGGCAATAGAACATTACAACAATCTCCTTGATTTGAACGTCGCAGACCAGGAAGACGTCTACGTCAAAATTGGTGTCATCTATCAGGAAATGGGTGAATTCTCCCGTGCAGTCGAGCACTTCCGGAACACGGTGCTGAAGAAATTCCCTGACAGCATCAACGCCAATGTCAAGCTAGGCAATCTTCTCCTAGACATCGAACAAAACAAAGAAGAAGGCAATCGGAACTACGTTGAAGCGAAAAAAGTCTTTGAAAAAGCAGGCACTCTGCCTGGTGCAAAAGACGACGAAGGATACAAAAAACTCATTAGACGTATGGAAAATTTGAATATTCTCTAG
- a CDS encoding PP2C family protein-serine/threonine phosphatase: MAFQVAYHTDIGIKKKTNQDGLLLKTAKTPEGEIGLFIICDGMGGLSHGELASATVIRGMSDWFDNDLPELLEGGTIEKEIPIKLEERVRELNQKILEYGGASNIKLGTTITALLILHKQYYILQIGDSRAYSINDKLIKLTEDQTLVERELQRGNITAEQARIDPRRNVLLQCVGATKDIKVVITSGEVDSGTMYMLCTDGFYHEISDEEMLTNLNPQHFTSEKNMKEKLIELVELAKQRQETDNISILLAKRDMGTVLASQ, translated from the coding sequence ATGGCCTTTCAAGTGGCATACCATACGGACATAGGAATCAAGAAGAAAACGAATCAAGATGGCCTGTTGCTGAAAACGGCGAAGACACCAGAAGGGGAAATTGGCCTGTTCATTATCTGCGATGGAATGGGCGGGCTTTCCCACGGCGAGCTGGCGAGTGCGACGGTCATCCGGGGGATGTCAGACTGGTTCGACAACGACCTTCCGGAGCTGCTTGAGGGTGGCACGATTGAAAAAGAAATTCCCATCAAGCTTGAGGAACGCGTTCGTGAGTTGAATCAAAAAATCCTTGAATATGGCGGCGCTTCAAATATCAAACTTGGCACCACAATCACGGCTTTGCTCATCCTCCACAAGCAGTATTATATCCTGCAGATCGGTGACAGCAGGGCGTACAGCATAAATGACAAGCTTATCAAACTGACCGAAGACCAGACTCTCGTAGAACGCGAGCTGCAGCGCGGCAATATTACCGCAGAACAGGCGAGGATTGACCCGCGCCGTAATGTACTGCTCCAGTGCGTTGGTGCAACCAAGGACATAAAAGTCGTCATCACTTCAGGCGAAGTCGACAGCGGAACGATGTATATGCTTTGCACCGACGGATTTTACCATGAAATCAGCGATGAAGAAATGCTCACAAACCTTAATCCACAACATTTTACCAGTGAAAAAAATATGAAAGAAAAGCTCATAGAACTAGTCGAGCTCGCAAAACAACGCCAGGAAACAGACAATATCTCAATTCTGCTGGCGAAACGGGACATGGGGACGGTTCTCGCGTCCCAATAA
- a CDS encoding FHA domain-containing protein produces the protein MIKHADFKLESYGISKFLYYHAGSKADIDGSQVELLRTSRIPGILPCNAILEGDNCFLRYDMISDNTLEMLNSTPASKERLFNSFLNIAETLVDSQASGLDIENFVFSQRDIFIDNFSNRLVFIYLPVKNNVFEKVSLKDFLRELLLSSPYDENDDAAFFIKLHNYLVETGDVSPEHLLEKVNELVGDEALVRQPYKMPEKPKQEAALPLDKVVEESVEEEPEEEPELETPKINPNFYSPGSEVHTVKTSVDNGVLTSKYTSQKKDIKTGRKLEIEEEVNYKRITRAELGENNTLLKDAAKLGGGTSINIQPALTSSEPENEGTTVLGVMADVDEGTTTLGHSARRPFLMAVSKNEKITIAKDFFKIGRDPMRADFASENKVIGRVHAHVIISNGEYFLEDNHSTNGSYVNGVKLSPKEKVKIKHEDKIKLANEEFVFRLY, from the coding sequence ATGATCAAACACGCGGATTTTAAATTAGAAAGCTATGGAATCTCAAAATTCCTTTATTATCATGCTGGAAGCAAGGCAGACATCGATGGCAGCCAGGTTGAGCTTTTGAGAACGAGCCGTATTCCGGGAATTCTGCCCTGTAATGCCATTTTAGAGGGAGATAACTGCTTTCTTCGCTATGACATGATTTCCGATAACACGCTTGAAATGCTGAATTCAACTCCAGCATCAAAAGAGCGTCTCTTCAACAGCTTCCTTAACATTGCCGAAACGCTGGTGGATTCTCAAGCAAGCGGACTGGATATCGAGAACTTCGTGTTCAGCCAGCGTGACATCTTTATTGATAATTTTTCAAACAGATTAGTTTTTATCTACCTTCCTGTAAAAAATAATGTTTTTGAAAAGGTATCACTTAAAGACTTTCTGCGTGAATTGCTGCTGTCGTCTCCTTACGATGAAAACGATGATGCCGCATTTTTTATCAAACTCCATAACTATCTGGTCGAGACAGGCGATGTTTCTCCGGAACACCTGCTGGAAAAAGTGAATGAATTGGTCGGAGATGAAGCACTCGTACGGCAGCCTTATAAGATGCCGGAAAAACCGAAGCAGGAAGCGGCACTCCCACTAGACAAAGTGGTTGAGGAAAGCGTGGAGGAAGAACCGGAGGAAGAACCGGAGCTTGAAACCCCGAAAATCAATCCAAATTTCTACAGTCCAGGCAGTGAGGTTCACACCGTGAAAACGAGCGTCGACAATGGCGTGCTGACTTCCAAATATACAAGCCAGAAGAAGGATATTAAAACAGGCCGAAAGCTCGAAATCGAGGAAGAAGTTAACTACAAGCGGATCACTAGGGCAGAGCTTGGAGAGAACAATACGCTGTTAAAAGATGCAGCGAAACTGGGTGGCGGAACATCAATCAACATCCAGCCAGCGCTGACCAGCAGTGAGCCAGAAAACGAGGGTACCACAGTACTTGGTGTAATGGCAGATGTGGATGAGGGCACAACGACTCTTGGCCACTCCGCCCGCAGGCCGTTTTTGATGGCAGTCTCAAAGAATGAAAAAATCACGATTGCCAAGGACTTTTTCAAAATCGGACGGGACCCAATGAGAGCGGACTTTGCGTCTGAAAATAAAGTAATTGGACGGGTGCATGCCCATGTGATCATTTCGAACGGCGAATACTTCCTGGAAGACAATCACTCAACAAATGGCAGTTACGTCAACGGCGTGAAGTTGTCGCCAAAGGAAAAAGTCAAAATCAAGCATGAAGATAAAATCAAGCTCGCGAACGAGGAATTCGTCTTCAGGCTTTATTGA
- a CDS encoding pore-forming ESAT-6 family protein has protein sequence MAGDGIKISLGEVSKTAGQIRNLNQQLSTRLEEIKKDMNALSSSWNSDASNTIRGNFNSLAPRFEEYRQVVDSYAKFLDNTVTNYNTAETAINNNASSFK, from the coding sequence TTGGCAGGAGATGGAATCAAAATCTCGCTTGGCGAGGTTAGCAAAACGGCGGGCCAAATCCGCAACCTTAACCAGCAACTATCCACTAGATTGGAAGAAATCAAGAAGGACATGAATGCACTATCGTCATCATGGAACTCTGATGCATCCAACACAATCCGCGGCAACTTCAACTCACTTGCACCACGATTTGAAGAATATCGCCAGGTCGTCGACAGTTACGCCAAATTCTTGGATAACACTGTCACAAACTACAACACCGCAGAAACAGCAATCAACAACAACGCCAGCTCTTTTAAGTAA
- a CDS encoding WXG100 family type VII secretion target, whose protein sequence is MARSITVEPAKLETTANKIDQQAADYERNYKALFSEVEAMAAAWQGTDNQAYTAQIKGFMDDFNKMTQLMRQYSEFLKMSAKTYRDTQSEVINQAKRLSN, encoded by the coding sequence ATGGCAAGATCGATCACTGTTGAACCAGCAAAGCTTGAAACGACTGCTAACAAGATTGACCAGCAGGCAGCTGACTATGAAAGAAACTACAAAGCTCTTTTCAGCGAAGTTGAAGCCATGGCGGCTGCTTGGCAGGGTACCGACAACCAGGCATACACTGCACAAATCAAAGGCTTCATGGACGACTTCAACAAAATGACTCAGTTGATGAGACAGTATTCAGAGTTCCTGAAAATGAGTGCGAAAACATACCGCGACACTCAATCAGAGGTTATTAACCAGGCTAAGAGATTGAGCAACTAA
- a CDS encoding Mbeg1-like protein, with protein sequence MSLDQLTDEEKNVLLMLSYYDLPNNQPLNGKSIERIWDYAKMSADKNEESYKQLEAFFLSDSFKSSNLHNIKLSGYQNHNPNEGNNTKGASDSGFVGYAFEDNSGNSTAVFRGSEAMGDMGHLRTDWTSNFEASMGVEITQQKEANAFYQKYLSDTSGERLLLGHSKGGNLADYVFINNLDDNTKAYVINAAPLYWWSLSKKEQEALMGDRHDFIVYAFDPVSQLGKVPYVDKTIGLNEDYDLKKPFYPHSLTSSAGFDENGNYRVYENGQSFGRYVLNNMVFEDIFYGLSTSTPIKAYKAAYVVANAAKYVMHYTAKAMTAAAHLIREQTVKLIVGLAKAKRELEEKVNSFFTDLIAKASVKIGSFIDSLNGNNFPIEPYIKVDIPRLFYYANRLRSVQRRVAQLNDMIDDLYWEAGVMGLDNVLAADIASSFDIRIPESINYLNRTAELLQQNERYLAGKAGSIRG encoded by the coding sequence ATGTCCCTTGATCAATTAACTGATGAAGAGAAAAATGTCCTGCTGATGTTGTCGTACTATGATTTGCCCAATAATCAGCCTCTTAATGGAAAAAGCATAGAACGAATTTGGGATTATGCCAAAATGAGTGCTGATAAAAATGAGGAAAGCTATAAACAGCTAGAAGCATTTTTTTTAAGTGATAGTTTTAAAAGTTCAAATCTTCATAACATAAAATTATCAGGCTACCAGAACCATAACCCAAATGAAGGCAATAATACTAAAGGTGCATCCGACTCCGGCTTTGTTGGATACGCATTTGAAGATAATAGCGGAAACTCGACTGCTGTATTCAGAGGCAGTGAAGCGATGGGGGATATGGGTCACCTAAGGACGGACTGGACCTCTAACTTTGAAGCATCAATGGGAGTGGAAATAACGCAACAAAAGGAAGCGAATGCATTTTATCAAAAATATCTCTCGGATACATCAGGTGAAAGGCTGCTTCTTGGCCATTCAAAGGGCGGCAATTTGGCGGATTATGTCTTCATTAACAACCTGGATGATAACACCAAGGCATATGTAATAAATGCTGCTCCATTATATTGGTGGTCCTTATCAAAGAAGGAACAAGAGGCGTTAATGGGAGACCGCCATGATTTTATCGTTTATGCGTTTGATCCAGTCTCACAGCTTGGCAAAGTGCCATATGTCGATAAAACGATTGGTCTAAATGAGGATTATGACCTAAAGAAGCCGTTTTATCCCCATTCCCTGACGAGCAGTGCGGGGTTTGATGAGAATGGAAATTATCGAGTATATGAGAACGGGCAATCGTTCGGCAGGTATGTTCTAAACAATATGGTCTTTGAAGACATATTTTATGGACTTTCTACTTCTACACCAATAAAGGCTTATAAGGCCGCTTATGTTGTCGCCAATGCAGCGAAATATGTCATGCATTATACGGCAAAAGCAATGACTGCAGCTGCCCATCTAATCAGGGAGCAGACAGTGAAGCTTATCGTTGGCTTGGCAAAGGCAAAGAGGGAACTTGAGGAGAAGGTAAATTCATTTTTTACAGATCTTATTGCAAAGGCTTCTGTTAAAATTGGCAGTTTTATAGACAGCCTGAACGGCAACAACTTCCCAATCGAACCTTATATAAAAGTTGACATCCCAAGGCTGTTCTATTACGCCAACCGGCTTCGCTCGGTACAGAGGCGTGTCGCTCAGCTTAACGATATGATCGACGATTTGTACTGGGAAGCGGGTGTCATGGGACTGGATAATGTCCTCGCAGCGGATATTGCCTCATCCTTCGATATCCGGATTCCGGAAAGCATCAATTACCTGAACCGGACCGCGGAACTTTTACAGCAGAATGAAAGGTATCTCGCCGGAAAAGCCGGTTCAATCAGGGGGTAA
- a CDS encoding methyltransferase, with translation MDKVLVEVFIPASEKSYDVFLPLESKLHEVVHLLAGTMTELSQGYFSATHDTILCDRKTGTILNINQTVEETGLMNGAKLMLI, from the coding sequence ATGGATAAGGTGCTCGTAGAGGTCTTCATCCCCGCCTCCGAAAAATCATACGACGTCTTCCTGCCGCTCGAAAGCAAACTGCACGAAGTCGTCCACCTGCTCGCAGGGACCATGACCGAACTATCACAAGGATACTTCTCGGCAACACACGACACCATCCTCTGTGACCGCAAAACCGGCACCATTTTAAACATCAATCAGACCGTTGAAGAGACCGGGTTGATGAACGGGGCCAAGTTGATGTTGATTTAG